Proteins encoded by one window of Vigna radiata var. radiata cultivar VC1973A chromosome 5, Vradiata_ver6, whole genome shotgun sequence:
- the LOC106762247 gene encoding probable xyloglucan endotransglucosylase/hydrolase protein 23: MKNIGFLAVVVATFVVAATAGSFFQDFELTWGGGRAKILENGNLLTLSLDKASGSGFRSKNEYLFGKIDMQLKLVPGNSAGTVTAYYLSSLGPTHDEIDFEFLGNLSGDPYTLHTNVFSQGKGNREQQFHLWFDPTKDFHTYSVQWNPASIIFSVDGTPIREFKNLETKGVPFPKNQPMRIYSSLWDAEDWATRGGLVKTDWSQAPFTASYRNFNAEACVRSSSGSSSCSSSSGQSLDATGQAKLRLVQKNYMIYNYCTDIRRFPQGLPPECSFA, translated from the exons ATGAAAAATATTGGATTTCTTGCGGTGGTGGTAGCTACGTTTGTGGTGGCAGCCACCGCTGGTAGCTTCTTCCAAGACTTTGAGTTAACATGGGGTGGTGGTCGTGCCAAAATCCTTGAAAATGGAAACCTCCTTACTCTCTCCCTAGACAAGGCTTCTGGCTCTGGCTTTCGTTCCAAAAACGAGTACTTGTTTGGAAAAATTGACATGCAGCTCAAACTAGTGCCTGGAAACTCAGCTGGCACTGTCACAGCCTATTAT CTGTCTTCTCTGGGACCTACTCATGATGAAATAGACTTCGAATTTTTGGGCAACTTGAGTGGTGATCCTTACACTCTTCACACCAACGTATTCAGCCAAGGAAAAGGGAATAGAGAACAACAGTTTCATCTATGGTTTGACCCCACCAAGGACTTCCACACATACTCCGTCCAATGGAATCCTGCAAGCATCAT ATTTTCTGTGGATGGAACACCAATAAGGGAGTTCAAGAATTTGGAGACAAAGGGTGTTCCATTCCCCAAGAACCAACCTATGAGAATATACTCTAGCTTATGGGATGCTGAGGATTGGGCCACGAGAGGTGGGCTTGTGAAAACGGACTGGAGCCAGGCCCCATTCACGGCCTCATACAGAAACTTCAATGCAGAAGCTTGTGTTCGGTCTTCTTCAGGTTCTTCTTCATGTTCTTCCTCCTCTGGCCAGTCACTGGATGCCACGGGGCAAGCCAAGCTTCGTTTGGTGCAAAAGAACTACATGATTTACAACTACTGCACTGATATCAGACGTTTTCCACAAGGGCTCCCTCCAGAATGTTCCTTTGCATGA